One window of the Camelina sativa cultivar DH55 chromosome 1, Cs, whole genome shotgun sequence genome contains the following:
- the LOC104792557 gene encoding pentatricopeptide repeat-containing protein At2g15980-like, producing the protein MIIKRIIHPTRKPKPGSIALFTTVSSPASPPPDPLISDAVSILTHHRSKSRWSTLRSLHPYGFTPSQFSEITLRLRNNPHLSLRFFLFTRRFSLCSHDVGSCSTLIHILARSRLKSHASEVIRLALRLADDEDEDEDRVLKLFRSLIKSYNRCGSAPFVFDLLVKSCLDSKEIDGAVMVMRKLSSRGISLQISTCNALVSEVSRRRGASNGYKMYREVFGLDDVIKVDEGTKKRLGKVKPNANTFNSMMMSFYREGETEMVERIWREMEDEVGCSPNGYSYCVLMEAYCARGLMSGAEKIWEEMKVKGVVFDVVAYNTMIGGLCSNLEVKKANELFREMGLKGIECTSLTYEHLVNGYCKVGDVESALVVYREMKRKSFEAEGLTIEALVDGLCGRDRDRVVEAAEMVKDAVRESEFYPSRKCYELLIKRLCEEGMMERALNIQAEMVGKGFKPSQETYRAFIDGYGIAVDEKTSALLAIEMAESLKLRAEEES; encoded by the coding sequence ATGATTATAAAGCGGATCATCCACCCGACCCGGAAACCCAAACCCGGTTCAATCGCTCTCTTCACCACCGTATCTTCTCCGGCATCTCCGCCACCAGATCCTCTCATTTCCGACGCCGTCTCAATCCTAACTCACCACCGTTCCAAATCCCGATGGTCAACTCTCCGGTCTCTCCACCCTTACGGATTCACACCTTCTCAGTTCTCCGAAATCACCCTCCGCCTCCGCAACAACCCTCACCTCTCTCTccgtttcttcctcttcactcGCCGCTTCTCTCTCTGCTCACACGACGTCGGCTCTTGCTCGACACTAATCCACATCCTCGCTCGATCTCGTCTCAAAAGCCACGCTAGTGAAGTCATACGTCTTGCTCTCCGTTTAGccgacgacgaagacgaagacgaagacagAGTCTTGAAACTGTTCCGTTCGTTGATCAAGAGTTATAATCGATGTGGGTCTGCTCCGTTTGTGTTTGATCTGTTGGTAAAATCGTGTCTTGATTCGAAAGAGATCGATGGAGCTGTGATGGTAATGAGGAAACTAAGTTCTAGAGGAATCAGTTTACAGATTAGTACTTGTAATGCTTTGGTTTCAGAGGTTTCTAGGCGTAGAGGTGCTTCTAATGGTTACAAGATGTATAGAGAAGTGTTTGGTTTAGATGATGTTATTAAGGTAGATGAAGGTACTAAGAAGAGGTTAGGTAAGGTTAAGCCGAATGCGAACACGTTTAATTCgatgatgatgagtttttaTAGAGAAGGTGAGACTGAGATGGTGGAGAGGATTTGGAGAGAAATGGAAGATGAAGTTGGATGTTCTCCCAATGGTTATAGTTACTGTGTTTTGATGGAGGCGTATTGTGCACGAGGTTTGATGAGTGGAGCTGAGAAGATATGGGAAGAGATGAAGGTGAAAGGAGTTGTTTTTGATGTTGTGGCTTATAACACTATGATTGGTGGGCTTTGTAGTAACTTAGAGGTTAAGAAAGCAAATGAGCTTTTTCGAGAAATGGGGTTGAAGGGGATTGAGTGTACTTCTTTAACCTATGAGCATCTTGTTAACGGGTATTGTAAAGTTGGGGATGTTGAATCGGCTTTGGTTGTTTATAGGGAGATGAAAAGGAAGAGTTTTGAGGCAGAGGGTTTAACTATTGAGGCGTTAGTGGATGGACTATGTGGTAGGGATAGAGACAGAGTTGTTGAAGCTGCGGAGATGGTGAAGGATGCGGTGAGAGAATCTGAGTTTTATCCTAGTCGAAAGTGTTATGAGTTGTTGATAAAGAGGTTGTGTGAAGAAGGAATGATGGAGAGAGCATTGAACATTCAGGCTGAGATGGTGGGGAAAGGTTTTAAGCCGAGTCAAGAGACATATAGAGCCTTTATCGACGGGTATGGAATAGCAGTTGATGAAAAAACATCTGCATTGTTGGCTATTGAAATGGCTGAATCACTCAAGCTAAGAGCAGAGGAAGAAAGCTAG
- the LOC109125871 gene encoding uncharacterized protein LOC109125871, protein MAKAMEVWVGEMKKMSEKINPRIPLMERNKTSSLVSKQQQGSEEERGLNKQKTLREKDHEAATMSELTVCLLMDRFVPW, encoded by the coding sequence atggcaAAAGCTATGGAGGTTTGGGTGGGAGAGATGAAAAAGATGAGTGAGAAGATAAACCCTAGAATCCCATTGATGGAAAGGAACAAGACATCCTCTCTTGtgtcaaaacaacaacaaggatcagaagaagaaagaggacttaacaaacaaaagacaTTAAGAGAGAAAGATCATGAAGCTGCAACTATGTCTGAGCTCACTGTTTGTCTTCTCATGGACCGTTTTGTTCCTTGGTGA
- the LOC104792566 gene encoding beta-glucosidase 42-like: protein MAQNLNLTHLPVPPVTHRSSFPSTFTFGVATSAYQIEGGWNDGKKGPSIWDKFTHLEGKILDGSNGDVAVDHYHRYKEDIELIGQLGFSAYRFSISWSRIFPDGLGTEVNEEGIAFYNNLINGLLEKGIQPFVTLYHWDLPSHLQEAIGGWTNRKIVDYFGLYADACFANFGDRVKHWITLNEPLQTSVNGHCIGIFAPGRNEKPLIEPYLVSHHQILAHVTAVSIYRSKYKENQGGQIGLSVDCEWAEPNSEKLEDKVAAGRRIDFQLGWFLDPLFSGDYPASMRQKLGDSLPRFTPEEKELMRQNSWDFLGLNHYTSRLISHVSNIEAESDFYNVQEMERAVEWENGEPIGERAASDWLYVVPWGIRKTLNYISKKYNQPPIYITENGMDDEDDGSASIHDMLDDKLRVAYFKSYLANVS, encoded by the exons ATGGCGCAGAATCTTAACTTGACTCATCTCCCCGTCCCTCCGGTCACTCACCGCTCTAGTTTCCCCTCCACCTTCACCTTCGGCGTTGCCACTTCTGCTTACCAg ATTGAAGGAGGCTGGAATGACGGTAAGAAAGGGCCAAGTATATGGGATAAGTTCACTCATCTCGAAG GGAAGATTCTTGATGGAAGTAATGGTGATGTTGCTGTGGATCATTACCATCGATACAAG GAAGACATTGAACTAATAGGACAATTAGGATTCAGTGCTTACAGATTTTCCATATCCTGGTCTCGCATTTTCCCTG ATGGCTTGGGAACTGAAGTCAATGAAGAAGGCATTGCTTTCTACAACAATCTTATCAATGGACTTCTTGAAAAGG GTATTCAGCCGTTTGTAACTCTATACCATTGGGATCTTCCATCACATCTCCAGGAAGCAATCGGAGGTTGGACAAATAGAAAAATTGT CGATTATTTTGGCCTGTATGCAGATGCTTGTTTTGCCAATTTTGGTGATAGAGTGAAGCATTGGATCACATTAAATGAACCTCTTCAGACCTCGGTGAATGGACACTGTATTGGTATATTTGCACCTGGAAGAAATGAGAAGCCCTTGATCGAACCATATTTGGTTTCACATCATCAGATTTTGGCTCATGTAACTGCTGTTTCCATATATAGAAGCAAGTACAAG GAAAACCAAGGTGGACAAATCGGTTTGTCAGTTGATTGTGAGTGGGCTGAGCCAAACTCAGAGAAACTGGAAGACAAGGTTGCTGCGGGTAGGCGAATTGACTTTCAACTTGGATG GTTCTTGGATCCTTTGTTTTCTGGAGACTATCCTGCAAGTATGCGCCAGAAACTTGGAGACAGTCTTCCTAGATTTACTCCAGAAGAAAAGGAGTTAATGCGTCAGAACTCATGGGACTTTCTTGGCCTAAACCACTACACCTCGAGGTTGATTTCTCATGTCTCAAACATAGAAGCTGAAAGTGACTTTTACAACGTACAAGAAATGGAGAGGGCTG TTGAATGGGAAAATGGAGAGCCAATAGGTGAAAGG GCTGCTTCCGATTGGCTTTATGTTGTACCTTGGGGAATCCGAAAGACTTTGAATTACATCAGCAAAAAATACAACCAACCTCCAATATATATTACTGAGAATG GtatggatgatgaagatgatggatcTGCCTCTATTCATGATATGCTGGACGATAAGCTTAGAGTTGCCTATTTCAAGAGTTACCTTGCCAATGTCTCTTAG
- the LOC104792547 gene encoding cold-regulated 413 plasma membrane protein 1-like — protein MNLKSFRSDHGTLHSMIGTDFNELTIAAKNLANHTFTLTGLGFGTSVLEWVASIAAIYLLVLDRTNWKTNMLTSLLIPYIFFSAPSLIFGIFRGEIGKWIAFVAVIVQLFFPKHAKEYLELPVALVLIAVVAPNLIAGTFRDSWIGLAICLGIGCYLLQEHIRASGGFRNAFTKPNGISNTVGIICLVVFPVWALIF, from the exons atgaatctCAAGTCGTTTAGGAGCGACCATGGAACCCTTCATTCTATGATCGGAACCGATTTCAACGAGCTCACTATCGCTGCTAAGAACCTAGCTAACCACACCTTCACGCTTACTGGTTTAGGCTTTGGTACCTCTGTCCTAGAATGGGTTGCTTCTATCGCCGCCAT ATACTTGTTGGTGTTGGATCGAACCAATTGGAAGACGAATATGCTCACATCGCTTCTTATTCCTTACATCTTCTTCAGTGCTCCTTCCTTGATCTTTGGTATTTTCAG AGGAGAGATCGGTAAATGGATTGCGTTCGTAGCTGTTATTGTACAACTCTTCTTTCCTAAACACGCCAAAG AGTACTTGGAATTACCGGTGGCTTTGGTTCTGATCGCCGTCGTGGCACCTAATTTAATTGCCGGCACATTCAGAGACAGTTGGATTGGTTTAGCCATTTGCTTAGGAATTGGATGTTACTTGCTTCAAGAACACATTAGAGCTTCAGGTGGTTTCAGAAACGCCTTCACTAAACCCAACGGTATCTCCAACACCGTCGGGATCATTTGTCTCGTTGTCTTCCCCGTTTGGGCTCTTATCTTTTAA